From the genome of Winogradskyella forsetii, one region includes:
- a CDS encoding heavy metal translocating P-type ATPase, whose protein sequence is MENNTCFHCGDDCGNHPITFQQKSFCCNGCKTVFEIFNENDLTCYYDLQNSPGAIPKEIEGKYDFLSQENIIEKLTEFRSDTIEITTLYIPHIHCSSCIWILENLKKLNPNISESQVNFGKKTVRVSYDSTKTNLKAVVLLLSSIGYEPYISLDDFNSGEKHINRTLIYKLGVAAFGFGNIMFLSFPEYFEVNEYWLEQYKPLFRWLMFALSLPIVFYSAQDYFISAYKGLKAKILNIDVPIALGVSVLFIRSTIEIMFDLGSGFFDSLSGLIFFLLVGKFFQQKTYQFLSFERDYKSYFPIAITKINKEDHEETVQVYDIEKGDRILIRNEELIPVDGILINGKAKIDYSFVTGESQAVSKASGDKLFAGGKQTNGVIEMEALKSVEQSYLTQLWSNDVFSKNKEDGFTTITNTISKHFTIAILTISAIATSFWLFVDASKAMNVFTAVLIIACPCAIALSAPFTFGNLLRIFGKLKFYVKNASVIEQLAQINTVVFDKTGTITSNKESHAEYEGAVLSDSESLVLKNSLRGSNHPLSRTLYNILQENNIITLDAFEEHIGKGIEAKHDAINMKIGSSNFVGSSIDSSILNTTVHISSNNIYKGKYTFYNSYRTGVSKLFNQLKQHFDLVILSGDNEGERENLTKLLPSKTKLIFNQKPEDKLEFIKYHQSEGAKVLMIGDGLNDAGALAQSNVGIAISEDVNVFSPACDGILDASKFKQLYQFIKASKSAIKIIKWSFVLSFFYNVIGLYFAVTGQLEPVVAAILMPLSSISIVVFTTIATNLLGRKLK, encoded by the coding sequence ATGGAAAACAACACTTGTTTTCACTGTGGTGATGATTGTGGAAATCATCCAATTACATTTCAACAGAAATCATTTTGTTGTAATGGCTGTAAGACCGTTTTCGAAATATTTAACGAAAACGACCTCACCTGTTACTACGATTTACAAAATTCTCCAGGTGCAATACCCAAAGAAATTGAAGGAAAATACGACTTTTTATCGCAGGAAAATATCATTGAAAAATTAACGGAATTTAGAAGCGATACTATAGAAATTACAACGCTCTATATTCCTCATATTCATTGTAGTTCTTGTATTTGGATTCTTGAAAACCTCAAAAAACTGAATCCAAACATTTCAGAGTCGCAGGTTAATTTTGGTAAAAAAACGGTTAGAGTTAGCTACGATTCTACAAAAACCAATTTAAAAGCCGTTGTTTTATTGTTAAGTTCCATTGGTTACGAACCGTATATCAGTTTAGATGATTTTAACTCTGGAGAAAAGCATATCAACAGAACCTTAATTTACAAACTTGGAGTTGCAGCTTTTGGTTTTGGCAATATTATGTTCTTATCATTTCCTGAATATTTTGAGGTTAATGAATATTGGCTGGAACAATACAAACCCTTATTTCGCTGGTTAATGTTCGCCCTGTCCTTACCTATTGTTTTTTATTCTGCACAAGATTATTTTATTTCGGCTTACAAAGGTTTAAAAGCAAAAATTTTAAATATTGATGTTCCTATTGCTTTAGGCGTTTCTGTTTTATTTATAAGAAGTACCATTGAAATTATGTTCGATTTAGGTTCGGGATTTTTCGATAGTCTCTCCGGATTGATCTTCTTTCTTTTGGTTGGTAAATTCTTTCAACAAAAAACCTATCAGTTCTTGTCGTTTGAGCGCGATTATAAATCCTATTTCCCTATTGCCATCACCAAAATAAATAAGGAAGATCATGAAGAAACGGTTCAGGTTTATGATATTGAAAAAGGAGACCGGATTTTAATCAGGAATGAAGAGTTAATTCCTGTTGATGGTATTTTAATTAACGGAAAAGCAAAAATCGATTACAGTTTTGTCACTGGCGAATCGCAAGCCGTTTCAAAAGCATCAGGCGATAAATTATTCGCTGGTGGCAAACAGACCAATGGCGTTATTGAAATGGAAGCCTTAAAATCAGTTGAACAAAGCTATCTCACCCAATTGTGGAGTAACGATGTTTTCAGTAAAAACAAGGAAGATGGTTTTACCACAATTACCAATACCATTAGTAAACATTTCACTATTGCTATTTTAACAATTTCAGCAATTGCCACATCATTTTGGCTATTTGTAGATGCGAGCAAAGCTATGAATGTATTTACAGCTGTACTGATTATTGCTTGCCCTTGCGCCATTGCTTTATCAGCGCCATTTACATTCGGCAATTTATTGCGCATTTTCGGTAAATTAAAATTCTATGTAAAAAATGCTAGCGTTATAGAACAACTGGCGCAAATAAACACGGTTGTTTTTGATAAAACAGGAACAATTACTTCCAACAAAGAGAGTCATGCGGAATATGAGGGCGCTGTATTGTCGGATTCTGAAAGTTTGGTTTTAAAGAACTCCCTTCGTGGATCTAATCACCCTTTAAGTAGAACCTTATATAACATTTTACAGGAAAACAATATTATTACACTTGATGCTTTCGAAGAACACATCGGTAAAGGTATTGAAGCCAAACACGATGCTATAAATATGAAGATTGGTTCCTCCAATTTTGTGGGGAGTTCAATAGATAGTTCTATTTTGAACACCACTGTTCATATCAGTAGTAATAATATCTATAAAGGAAAATACACTTTTTACAATAGTTACAGAACGGGTGTTTCAAAATTATTCAATCAATTAAAACAGCATTTTGATTTGGTGATTCTTTCTGGAGATAACGAAGGTGAACGTGAAAATCTAACAAAACTACTTCCATCCAAAACGAAGTTAATTTTCAACCAAAAACCAGAAGACAAGTTAGAATTCATAAAATACCACCAGTCAGAAGGTGCAAAAGTGCTTATGATTGGAGACGGCTTAAATGATGCCGGAGCTTTGGCACAAAGTAATGTTGGCATTGCCATTTCTGAAGATGTAAATGTCTTCTCGCCTGCTTGTGATGGTATTTTGGACGCTTCAAAATTCAAACAACTTTATCAATTTATTAAAGCCTCAAAATCGGCTATAAAAATCATTAAATGGAGCTTTGTGCTGTCGTTTTTTTATAATGTCATTGGATTATACTTTGCTGTAACAGGTCAGTTAGAACCTGTAGTTGCGGCAATCTTAATGCCTTTGAGTTCTATTAGTATTGTGGTGTTTACAACCATTGCTACAAATCTTTTAGGACGGAAATTAAAATAA
- a CDS encoding Crp/Fnr family transcriptional regulator — MSKCESCIIKEFNALKSLTRDELMRVSACKTGKIYRKGQVIFEEGETINGVYCVKDGVCKLSKLSENGKDQVVKLVVKGGLLGKRSLVSEQKTNLSATALNDMEMCFIPKSEIMNDLQKNPKFTMDVLKEMAEDLKASDESLVNMAQKSVKQRMAEILLYIDNDFGKDSDGFLSIVLSREDYANIVGTATESAIRILSQFKKEDLISTSGKRIKIEDYEGLKRIE; from the coding sequence ATGAGTAAATGTGAATCATGTATTATTAAAGAATTTAATGCTTTAAAGTCTTTAACTAGAGATGAGTTAATGCGTGTTTCAGCGTGTAAAACAGGTAAAATTTACAGAAAAGGTCAGGTCATTTTTGAAGAAGGGGAGACAATCAACGGTGTTTATTGTGTTAAAGATGGTGTTTGTAAGCTCTCTAAATTAAGTGAAAATGGTAAAGATCAGGTCGTGAAATTAGTTGTTAAAGGTGGGCTCTTAGGAAAACGATCTTTAGTGTCAGAGCAGAAAACCAACCTTAGTGCTACTGCATTGAATGATATGGAGATGTGTTTTATTCCTAAAAGTGAAATAATGAATGATTTACAAAAAAATCCAAAATTCACTATGGATGTGCTAAAGGAAATGGCTGAGGATTTGAAAGCTTCGGATGAATCTTTAGTCAATATGGCACAGAAATCAGTTAAGCAAAGAATGGCGGAAATACTTCTATACATTGATAATGATTTTGGTAAGGATAGCGATGGCTTTTTAAGTATTGTACTATCTCGTGAAGACTACGCAAACATCGTTGGGACGGCTACGGAATCTGCGATTAGAATTTTATCTCAATTCAAAAAAGAAGACTTGATTTCAACTTCGGGAAAGCGGATTAAAATTGAAGATTACGAAGGACTAAAGCGAATAGAGTAA